From Brochothrix thermosphacta DSM 20171 = FSL F6-1036, a single genomic window includes:
- a CDS encoding ATP-binding cassette domain-containing protein, with translation MIETQKLTKKFGNKVVLQPLSLIIEEGDFVVITGRSGSGKTTLLNILSLLEAPSSGILKHNGEMNLSRRATRQLKRDSYAYLFQNYGLIEEETVAANISIALAKKGKQQHSQIISSALAKVGLKNYEKQHIYELSGGQQQRVALARVIAKKTRWLFADEPTGNLDEANRELVFKLLKDLHTKGCTIVLVTHDSYMAKLATKTVHL, from the coding sequence GTGATTGAAACGCAAAAATTAACAAAAAAATTCGGTAACAAGGTTGTATTACAACCGTTATCGTTAATAATAGAAGAAGGCGACTTTGTAGTCATAACAGGAAGAAGCGGTTCAGGAAAAACAACCTTGTTGAATATTTTATCGTTGTTGGAAGCACCGAGTAGCGGAATACTCAAACATAATGGGGAAATGAATTTGTCTCGTCGAGCAACGCGACAGTTGAAACGTGATTCATATGCTTATTTATTTCAAAATTATGGCTTAATTGAAGAAGAAACAGTTGCTGCTAATATCAGTATCGCACTTGCAAAAAAGGGTAAACAACAACACTCACAAATTATTTCAAGTGCTTTAGCAAAAGTGGGATTGAAAAATTATGAGAAACAACACATTTATGAGTTAAGTGGTGGACAACAGCAACGTGTTGCTTTGGCTCGGGTGATTGCTAAAAAAACGCGTTGGTTATTTGCAGATGAGCCGACAGGTAACTTGGATGAAGCAAATCGTGAACTTGTATTTAAGCTCTTAAAAGACTTGCATACAAAAGGTTGCACAATTGTATTAGTTACTCATGACTCATACATGGCAAAATTGGCGACAAAAACAGTTCATTTATAG
- the yidD gene encoding membrane protein insertion efficiency factor YidD, with amino-acid sequence MKQILLFLIKCYRKLISPLFPPSCRFYPTCSTYGLESIEKFGAFKGSYLAIKRILKCHPFHPGGVDMVPDEFSLRTKKAHDHHSCDHTHK; translated from the coding sequence TTGAAACAGATATTATTGTTCCTTATTAAGTGTTATCGCAAGTTAATATCACCCTTGTTCCCACCTAGCTGTCGTTTTTATCCGACTTGTTCAACTTATGGATTAGAATCCATTGAAAAATTCGGTGCCTTTAAGGGTAGTTATCTTGCCATAAAACGAATACTTAAGTGCCATCCTTTTCATCCTGGCGGAGTTGACATGGTGCCAGATGAATTTTCACTCCGTACGAAAAAAGCACATGATCATCATTCGTGTGATCACACACATAAATAA
- a CDS encoding NUDIX domain-containing protein, whose amino-acid sequence MIEYTDLTGGKVQMTFEKNQLGTDVKDILVIPYIKTGHWLMTENIVRGIEFPGGKIDPDETVEQAVVRELWEETGVHLKSEDKWTFLADYEFQDKKRGRVIKRAFLIEMATYEEAPLPEDYETSGVHLLTEAEYLQLETSSLSFYMKDAGMELLWNKAKEIIKH is encoded by the coding sequence ATGATAGAATATACTGATTTAACAGGTGGAAAAGTACAAATGACTTTCGAAAAAAACCAATTAGGCACTGATGTGAAAGATATTTTAGTGATACCTTACATTAAAACAGGTCATTGGCTTATGACTGAAAATATCGTTCGTGGAATTGAGTTTCCCGGAGGAAAAATAGATCCTGATGAAACTGTCGAGCAAGCTGTTGTCCGTGAATTATGGGAAGAGACAGGTGTGCATCTGAAAAGTGAAGATAAATGGACCTTTTTAGCTGATTACGAGTTTCAAGATAAAAAACGTGGTCGAGTGATTAAACGCGCTTTTTTAATAGAGATGGCAACATACGAAGAAGCACCACTGCCTGAAGACTATGAAACGAGCGGTGTGCACTTATTAACAGAAGCAGAATACCTTCAATTGGAGACCTCTTCATTGAGTTTTTATATGAAAGATGCCGGAATGGAATTACTTTGGAATAAAGCGAAGGAAATCATCAAACATTAG
- the metK gene encoding methionine adenosyltransferase, with protein sequence MTKNRRLFTSESVSEGHPDKMADQISDAILDAMLEKDPMARVACETTVTTGIVLVAGEISTSTYVDIPAVVRQTIREIGYTRAKYGFDASTCSVLTAIDEQSSDIAQGVDVALESRDGEIVEEDIDAIGAGDQGLMFGFATNETEELMPLPISLAHALARRVAKLRKENIVDYLRPDSKTQVTVEYNEDGTPARVDTIVISTQHHPDVEQSTIHEDMRKLVIDEVIPAALLDDETKYFINPTGRFVIGGPQGDCGLTGRKIIVDTYGGYARHGGGAFSGKDATKVDRSGAYAARYVAKNIVAAGLADKVEVQIAYAIGVAKPVSISVNAFGTSSYSEDELIDAVNATFDLRPAGIIKMLDLRRPIYRQTAAYGHFGRLDLDLPWEKTDRITALKDALK encoded by the coding sequence ATGACAAAAAACCGTCGTCTTTTCACATCAGAATCTGTAAGTGAAGGACATCCAGACAAAATGGCAGATCAAATTTCAGATGCAATTTTGGATGCGATGTTAGAGAAAGACCCAATGGCACGTGTTGCCTGCGAAACAACAGTAACAACAGGAATCGTTTTAGTCGCAGGTGAAATTTCAACGAGCACTTACGTTGATATTCCTGCAGTCGTTCGTCAAACAATCCGTGAGATTGGTTACACAAGAGCGAAGTACGGCTTTGATGCGTCAACGTGTTCTGTATTGACAGCAATCGATGAACAATCGAGTGATATTGCACAAGGTGTAGATGTTGCGTTAGAGAGTCGTGATGGCGAAATTGTTGAAGAAGATATTGATGCAATTGGAGCAGGCGATCAAGGTTTGATGTTTGGGTTTGCAACTAACGAAACAGAAGAATTGATGCCGTTGCCGATTTCATTAGCACATGCATTAGCACGCCGCGTTGCAAAATTGCGTAAAGAAAACATTGTTGATTATTTACGACCAGACTCAAAAACACAAGTAACGGTTGAATATAACGAAGATGGTACACCTGCACGTGTAGATACCATTGTTATTTCAACTCAACATCATCCTGATGTAGAGCAATCAACCATCCATGAAGACATGCGTAAACTCGTTATTGACGAAGTGATTCCTGCAGCATTACTTGACGATGAAACAAAATATTTCATCAACCCGACTGGTCGATTCGTTATCGGTGGACCACAAGGTGATTGTGGTTTAACAGGACGTAAAATTATTGTCGACACTTACGGTGGTTATGCTCGTCACGGTGGTGGTGCTTTTTCTGGGAAAGATGCTACAAAAGTTGACCGTTCAGGTGCTTATGCTGCACGTTACGTTGCTAAAAACATCGTAGCAGCTGGTTTGGCTGATAAGGTAGAAGTACAAATTGCCTATGCAATTGGTGTCGCAAAACCTGTATCAATTTCAGTTAATGCTTTCGGAACAAGTTCATACTCTGAAGATGAGTTAATCGATGCCGTGAATGCAACATTTGATTTACGACCAGCAGGTATTATTAAAATGCTTGATCTTCGTCGTCCAATCTACCGCCAAACGGCAGCTTACGGACACTTTGGTCGTTTAGATCTTGATTTACCATGGGAGAAAACAGATCGTATTACAGCGTTGAAAGATGCACTGAAATAA
- the asnB gene encoding asparagine synthase (glutamine-hydrolyzing), whose product MCGFIGCINNKPVAISADDKAVFEKMNKFIEHRGPDDEGYFYEDHISMGFRRLSIVDVENGHQPLAYDDGRYWIIFNGEVYNHVALREELIAKGHTFKTESDTEVIIAMYSEYKEESVKRLRGMFGFVIWDREEKTAFIARDQIGIKPVNYVEVDDKLYVGSEKKSLLLAMNKQAIDDESLQHYMTYQFVPEPASIIKEIHSLEPGHYMVKKIGQPVEITAYWKPTFEPVQKAETEYVKELREALMDSVKMHMRSDVPVGSFLSGGIDSTIVVALAKEFNKNIETFSVGFSREGYSEIDVAQETAEKLGVNNTSYVITPEEFMEELPKIVWYFDEPLADPAAIPLYFVSREARRKVKVALSGEGADELFAGYTIYNEPNSLAMFDKIPKVGHKLLRAVSNIMPEGMKGKSFLMRGTTPLEERFVGNAFIFNEKEKKILLPKYREDAPYTTITAPLYKASEHLDPIQRMQYVDMHTWLRGDLLLNNDRMSMANSLEVRVPFLDVNVYDVAKRIPSSMTIANGTTKSILRKASESFIPEHVLNRKKLGFPVPIRLWLKDEMKEWATAIIKESPTEHLINKQYVLQMMEDHCADKRDNSRKIWTVLIFMIWHQVFVEKKYDFQTEGAEINFKPESK is encoded by the coding sequence ATGTGTGGATTTATAGGATGTATAAATAATAAACCAGTAGCGATATCAGCAGATGATAAAGCTGTTTTTGAAAAAATGAATAAATTTATTGAACACCGTGGCCCAGATGATGAAGGCTATTTTTATGAAGATCATATTTCAATGGGATTTCGTCGCCTAAGTATTGTTGATGTTGAAAATGGGCATCAACCTTTAGCTTATGATGATGGCCGTTATTGGATTATTTTTAATGGTGAAGTATATAATCATGTTGCTTTGCGCGAAGAATTAATCGCAAAAGGACATACTTTTAAAACTGAGAGTGATACAGAAGTTATTATTGCGATGTATTCAGAGTATAAGGAAGAATCCGTTAAACGTTTGCGCGGAATGTTTGGTTTCGTAATTTGGGATCGCGAAGAAAAAACAGCTTTTATTGCCCGTGATCAAATCGGAATTAAACCCGTTAATTATGTTGAGGTTGATGATAAATTATATGTGGGTTCTGAGAAGAAAAGTTTATTGTTAGCAATGAACAAACAAGCAATTGACGATGAAAGTCTACAACATTATATGACGTATCAATTTGTGCCAGAACCGGCTTCAATTATTAAAGAAATTCATTCATTAGAGCCAGGGCATTACATGGTGAAAAAAATTGGACAACCAGTAGAAATAACAGCTTATTGGAAACCAACTTTTGAACCTGTACAAAAAGCGGAAACTGAATACGTGAAAGAACTACGTGAAGCTTTAATGGATTCTGTTAAAATGCATATGCGTAGTGATGTACCTGTTGGTTCGTTTTTATCAGGTGGAATTGATTCGACAATTGTTGTAGCTCTTGCGAAAGAGTTTAACAAAAACATCGAAACTTTTTCAGTTGGATTTTCACGTGAAGGCTACAGTGAGATTGATGTTGCACAAGAAACAGCTGAAAAATTAGGTGTTAATAATACAAGTTATGTCATTACTCCAGAAGAATTTATGGAAGAACTTCCAAAAATTGTGTGGTATTTTGACGAGCCGTTAGCTGATCCAGCAGCAATCCCGCTTTACTTCGTGTCACGTGAAGCGCGTCGTAAGGTAAAAGTTGCGTTATCAGGTGAAGGGGCAGATGAATTGTTTGCCGGTTACACTATTTATAATGAACCGAATTCATTAGCGATGTTTGATAAAATTCCAAAAGTCGGTCATAAGTTACTGCGTGCTGTTTCTAATATCATGCCAGAAGGTATGAAAGGTAAAAGTTTCTTGATGCGTGGAACAACACCATTAGAAGAACGTTTTGTTGGAAACGCCTTTATCTTTAATGAAAAAGAGAAAAAAATATTATTGCCAAAATACCGTGAGGATGCACCTTATACAACTATCACAGCGCCGCTTTACAAAGCATCAGAACATTTAGACCCAATCCAACGTATGCAATATGTTGATATGCATACTTGGTTACGTGGCGATTTATTGCTAAACAATGATCGTATGTCGATGGCCAATTCATTAGAAGTACGCGTGCCGTTCTTGGATGTGAATGTGTATGATGTTGCGAAGCGTATTCCTTCATCAATGACTATTGCCAACGGTACTACGAAATCAATTTTACGAAAAGCATCAGAGTCATTTATTCCTGAGCATGTTTTAAATCGTAAAAAACTTGGTTTTCCTGTTCCGATTCGTTTGTGGTTAAAAGATGAAATGAAAGAATGGGCAACTGCAATTATTAAAGAAAGCCCTACAGAACATTTAATCAATAAGCAGTATGTCTTACAAATGATGGAAGATCATTGTGCAGATAAACGCGACAACAGCCGTAAAATCTGGACAGTACTCATCTTTATGATTTGGCATCAAGTATTTGTTGAAAAGAAATATGATTTTCAAACAGAGGGTGCAGAAATCAATTTTAAACCTGAAAGTAAATAA